The sequence TCATGGATCTGCCACCACTGCCTTTATTTTTCTTGGATCTATGCTTATCTCCACCCCGTTGCTCTGGTTTTCCATGTGGATTCACTTCCTCAAACTCTATTGGTTTTATGATAACACCTGGTCTCTTCACCACCTGCACATACAATAGTTGTTTCAATATAAGAGAGAGAAAGGAACACATAATGCATCTTACAGCTATTTTTCAAATAGTTCTCTGGTCATCACTTCAAAGAACAGCATGATACTACAGCAGTACAGCATTCGAGAAATTCAACAATGACAATACTTACTTCAGGCCGGGTAAGAGGTCCGATTGCAGTTGCCGGGTTAAATTCTGGTCCAATGGGGACACGCATGCTCTGTTCAAAAGCCTCTTTAGAAGTAAAAGGAAACGGCAATGCTTTTGTGTGGAGTTTCTCAGCCTGCCATATCCAAAAGGAAATATAAGATTGAAACCTCAATCATCATGATTGAATCATTGATGCCACACAATTGAAAACAATAAGCATAAACCTAGTCAGCACATAACCGGGAGCAAAATGCAAATGGTAGCTAGCTATAGGATTCAATCACTAAATCGTGAAACAGAAGGTCTGAAACTGGAGCGTGAAGTTCTACTGAAAGATAGAGCAACTATAACCAGAGAGCtctgagaaaaaaaatatattactgTACAATAGTGCCACTAaccttcttatttatcttttcagaGATTATCACATTTTTTAGCCGAGCATCCTTTCTCTTCTTAATAGCTTCTTCCCTCTTTTTCTGGGCATTTTCATGCTCTTTCAGCATCCAAGATGGTAAACCTTTCTTTTTCTGTACATGCGTCCATTGCCCCCAGCCAGGAAGTAATACAGGCTTTTCTGGCTCGGGATTTTCTTCATTGAGAATCTCCATCTTATACTTGTCAAACTCATCTTCTACATCATCCCCCGCAAAAGCTTGCCGAATGAGCTCTTCCTGAGAAGGAAGCTCATAAGATAGATTGGAACCAGCAGTCAGAATTCCGTCAACCATCTGTCCTGAACTATCTGTATCACTATCCTCTTCAGCTTCTTTTACAGTATCCTAGGAAACCAaaataaatatacaaataaatCAGGCTTTATCAACAATATTGCTATATGTCTAAACAAATGTAAATAGTTTATAATTCATACTTTTATATCTTGCCTAACAGGTCCTGCAGCAATTGCAGACTTCTTGCCATTTGTGCCGCCTTCATTTCTGTTTTTAGCCTGCTCATCATAAGTCCATCCGTACAGAATTCCAATAAATTATACATAATTTTTACATCATAAAAAGATACTAGAAATATCAATTTTCAAAACACAACATGATCCAAAAGCATTCAAACCTTTTTCCATGTATCTGATACAAATAAGGAAACTTCATATGTCGTTTTTGGCCCAGGATTTTTGACAATCTCATTAAAGTCCTGcaataaaaaaatgcaactaacgTATCAGATTTAATGATCAAGCAACAAAGTTTAGAATAGGTCCAAAAACTGGGAATTTCATCACCTTAAATACAGATTCCTGATGATTATCAGTGTCTTCTTGAATCAAGACTGAATCACTGTTCACATCTTTCTGCAAAATGTTACTTCCCCCAGTCTCTATATTGCCATTTTTGCTGGCCCTTATGTCATCCTCACTGTCACTGCTACCGTAATTGTAATCTGATTTCACCTTATTACCTGCATCAGAGATATGGGTTTTAGATGCTCCAAACACTCTTCTGCCACTGATAGAAGTGGTTTCTGGGTCTTCTGAGCCGACAGAGTTCTCCAGCTTATTCTTGGAATCCTTGTATTCTTGAATAGCAAGGTTGGCTTCTTCAACAACtgcctcttttctcttctccaatCCACGCCTCTAAAGCAGAGggggaaaaaaaaagatgatacaACAGATTAATAAGAAAACCTCCTAACTGACAAATTTAAAACATACACAAAACATAGATATATGCATCTTCCTCACAGTTGGATGTTTTAATACaataaataattgaataactagcATTTCATGAAAGGTTACATTACAAAATAATTCTTTGAAGAAAAATTAAGAACCAATGTATAATTACCATGAAAGGAAGAGAAAGCAACCCGGACTTGGGAGTTTCATTATCTTCCTCTATCACTTTCTTTGTCTTTTCTATTGCTTTTCTCAAAACCTTGGAAGCCATGTCCTGATCAGAACCAGAATCTCCAGCATCCTCATCACTGCTGTCAtcactgctgctgctgctgctatcCTTCATAGAGTGCATTTTTCTTGTCAGTTCAGCATGCCTTTGAAGTTGTTCAGCTATGGCAGCACGAGTTCCTTCATCTTGGCTGTTCAAACCACGTGTTAAGATACGCTTAGCCCACCGGTTCTGGTTTTTGTGTTTGAGTGTCATACGCTCCTGTAGCAAGTTGGTAAATCGAGGATTAAAAAGTAACATAATGCAAAGATATATGCATCCTCCTCAAGTTGGATGTTTTAACGGAATAAATAATCAAAGAACCAGCAAGATGATATTAAAAAAGTTAATAGACACCAATTTTCCTCTTCTAATTGATCAATTGATAaactatttatttaaaaaaaatgttcttTCTTGAGGGATGATGTTATACCTCAGCTCTCAGGCGCTCTTGTTTCATGGCAAATTCTTTAGCAGCTTCAGGGTCCATTTGAATCTTAGAAGCTTCGGTCTTCAATCTATCTTTCTTCAACAAACGATGATATGTTTTGGACTTGATCTTTTTGAGACGCTTTGCCTTCATTTCATGACGGAAAAGAAGGCTCCGCATTTTAGCAATACGGCTTTGCCTATCCTTTTCTTCTTCAACAGAGACCTGTAAAGCATCATAAGCTACATTTAACAATTGAAATGACATAAACCTAATACTTAGCCTATATCGACAACAAGATTACCATGTTCATCTCAAGAAGCCTAGAACCATCCTTTTTATGAGCTTCCATAACTTTGTCATCAGA is a genomic window of Arachis ipaensis cultivar K30076 chromosome B06, Araip1.1, whole genome shotgun sequence containing:
- the LOC107645640 gene encoding U3 small nucleolar RNA-associated protein 14 homolog A, yielding MPVTKRKHRDETSHRRGHSKPSRNAKKKKKTGPRLPSSLQKQLERLNPTVPIESDQDIDSADGDAAERDLLPHDFYEYEEQRAEEESKKNKRYDPGSVDNLQLPIDRSDESEDESIQSDDDNEDDDDDDGLKRTGGAADDDSSEEGDGRHTRMLQGITGMPSEAFEGKKKRKMKDDVIPELYPESEYNPSRDVVDGDGQISIDDLLNPLQDNPGFGKLRKRIQQIENNSKPIHAPLRTADQAKVERKVAYEISKKEVTKWQQIIQRNREAPTLLFDENVDLGFSTVGAIASEFEPRTEFERKMAALVSDDKVMEAHKKDGSRLLEMNMVSVEEEKDRQSRIAKMRSLLFRHEMKAKRLKKIKSKTYHRLLKKDRLKTEASKIQMDPEAAKEFAMKQERLRAEERMTLKHKNQNRWAKRILTRGLNSQDEGTRAAIAEQLQRHAELTRKMHSMKDSSSSSSDDSSDEDAGDSGSDQDMASKVLRKAIEKTKKVIEEDNETPKSGLLSLPFMRRGLEKRKEAVVEEANLAIQEYKDSKNKLENSVGSEDPETTSISGRRVFGASKTHISDAGNKVKSDYNYGSSDSEDDIRASKNGNIETGGSNILQKDVNSDSVLIQEDTDNHQESVFKDFNEIVKNPGPKTTYEVSLFVSDTWKKAKNRNEGGTNGKKSAIAAGPVRQDIKDTVKEAEEDSDTDSSGQMVDGILTAGSNLSYELPSQEELIRQAFAGDDVEDEFDKYKMEILNEENPEPEKPVLLPGWGQWTHVQKKKGLPSWMLKEHENAQKKREEAIKKRKDARLKNVIISEKINKKAEKLHTKALPFPFTSKEAFEQSMRVPIGPEFNPATAIGPLTRPEVVKRPGVIIKPIEFEEVNPHGKPEQRGGDKHRSKKNKGSGGRSMKKTTV